Proteins from one Gimesia maris genomic window:
- a CDS encoding DUF1559 domain-containing protein — MGNLSRRKAFTLIELLVVIAIIAILIALLLPAVQQAREAARRSQCKNNLKQLGLAFHNYHDTFTCFPNGSHPTPSYVGGGYHMGWAPKIFPYIDEANRVNAMESFSANPITQLAPWRYDSAPHNGSSQIWGPVPVFACPSSALGDRSPDIVNSTLPWIVGHGALHYRGCAGRIEDVTNPSDSNNYRWANTGLMYPHSKIRFRDITDGATNTILLGESSSSRGWSSSMKAGWGGIQPWTWGMYWYTDTRRLTLDSKNIQFPINYRGDFGTNHTPFTSYHIGGAHFMMGDGSVHFISENIDLALFKALGTRAGGEVLGEW; from the coding sequence ATGGGCAATTTATCCAGACGCAAAGCTTTTACTTTAATCGAATTACTCGTTGTCATCGCGATCATCGCTATTCTGATTGCTCTGCTGCTACCTGCGGTCCAGCAGGCACGTGAAGCAGCCCGCCGCTCACAATGCAAGAATAACTTGAAGCAGCTGGGACTCGCCTTCCACAACTATCATGACACCTTTACCTGCTTTCCGAATGGCAGCCATCCAACCCCCAGCTATGTTGGTGGTGGCTATCACATGGGTTGGGCTCCCAAAATTTTCCCTTATATTGATGAAGCCAACCGTGTAAATGCTATGGAGAGTTTCTCTGCGAACCCCATCACACAACTGGCCCCCTGGCGGTATGACTCTGCTCCCCATAATGGTTCCAGTCAGATCTGGGGACCTGTACCTGTCTTTGCCTGTCCTTCCTCCGCTCTGGGAGATCGCTCACCAGATATTGTGAACTCCACACTCCCCTGGATTGTGGGACATGGCGCCCTGCACTATCGCGGTTGTGCCGGGCGTATTGAAGATGTAACGAACCCCTCAGACAGTAATAACTATCGCTGGGCCAATACCGGTCTCATGTATCCACACAGTAAAATCCGTTTTCGCGATATTACTGATGGTGCCACGAACACAATTCTGTTGGGAGAGTCTTCTTCATCGCGCGGCTGGTCCTCTTCAATGAAGGCTGGCTGGGGAGGAATTCAACCCTGGACCTGGGGAATGTATTGGTATACGGACACCCGCAGGCTGACACTGGACAGTAAGAACATTCAGTTCCCAATCAACTATCGGGGAGATTTCGGAACGAATCATACACCTTTTACCAGCTACCACATTGGTGGTGCTCATTTCATGATGGGCGACGGTTCGGTTCACTTTATCAGTGAAAATATCGATCTCGCACTGTTCAAAGCATTGGGAACACGAGCCGGCGGAGAAGTCCTCGGCGAATGGTAA
- a CDS encoding PSD1 and planctomycete cytochrome C domain-containing protein, whose product MPYLSKLIIVISGVIAGNQLCAADQINFSHDILPILSDRCFHCHGPDPTHREADLRLDLVEAATENRDGAFAIAPGKPELSEVLARITSSDADLLMPPADSHRKPLTKKQIETIRQWIAEGAQWGKHWSFEPPVKVALNEQEAKLNPIDALVERKLTEERLVFSKPASRRTLIRRLSFDLTGLPPTVDEVEAFVNDKSSDADQKLVNRLLKSKHYGERMAMWWLDLARYSDTDGFQQDSTRTNWPWRDWVIQSFNENKPFDQFTIEQFAGDLLPDATDEQKLATCFHRNHMTNGEGGRDPEESRVDYVIDRVNTTGTVWLGLTLGCCQCHSHKFDPISQADYYSLYAFFNSIDEDGKAGSRAKPYLKFQSPLAARAVKEAQQVADDRKPRETAALQQAKQEFEPWLVQQLQKVQNEFTAWHLPELRSVTSVEGTRLSVESEGVIQARGPELRQDDYRLSVATDLPRVTGLRLEVFPHESHTAGKLSRGDSGEFILTDVKLQVRREGSSQLRDIDFVSAIADVEKNVKGRNYGKIKDTLDDDPRNGWTTETHDAHQKHVAVFELAEPLVLDEREELIFVMLHRSTEGDANIGRFRVMLTDQPGPAVRSLEPMPLEALAAAKIEDPEKLDAKLKQRLLDQFLVDHEHYQQRKSELDQANTQLAQVKKAAGELNVMVLAERKEPRKSFVLERGVWDKHGKEVSRSVPAAVLALPAEKTKDRLDLAEWLVSHQNPLTARVVVNHLWQNCFGTGLVRTPGDFGLQGELPTHPDVLDWLAVELMEHDWNLQHILRLIVTSRTYQQQSKVTAELLERDPENRLLARGARFRLPSWMIRDAALQASGLLNPALGGPPVMPYQPQGVWTEMFMGRFRYEPSQGAAQYRRSLYAFWRRSSAPTFLFDSAQRRVCEVQPRRTNTPLQALTLLNDQSVLESSRELARMAIQRKKAAEERLDFIAQHILSRTLQQRESEVLKQEQQQSFAYYRRKPDEALKLISSGQPPAENKVSPEELAAYMVVASMVFNLDEAMTHE is encoded by the coding sequence ATGCCTTACCTGTCCAAACTAATTATTGTGATTTCGGGTGTTATTGCCGGGAATCAGTTGTGTGCAGCGGACCAGATCAATTTCAGTCATGACATTCTGCCGATTCTTTCGGATCGTTGCTTTCATTGTCATGGTCCGGATCCGACGCATCGTGAAGCCGATCTCAGGCTCGATCTGGTCGAAGCAGCGACTGAGAATCGAGATGGTGCGTTTGCCATTGCTCCCGGTAAGCCGGAACTGAGTGAGGTTCTGGCGCGGATAACCAGTTCCGACGCGGATCTGCTAATGCCGCCCGCTGATTCGCATCGTAAACCACTCACTAAAAAACAGATTGAAACGATCCGTCAATGGATTGCAGAAGGGGCACAATGGGGGAAGCACTGGTCGTTCGAGCCACCCGTTAAAGTCGCGTTGAATGAGCAGGAAGCGAAACTCAATCCCATTGATGCGCTGGTGGAACGAAAGCTGACTGAAGAGCGACTCGTGTTTTCAAAACCGGCGTCCCGACGAACTCTGATTCGCCGGCTCTCCTTTGATTTGACGGGGCTGCCGCCGACGGTGGATGAAGTGGAAGCTTTCGTGAATGACAAGTCATCCGATGCGGATCAGAAGCTGGTCAATCGTCTGCTGAAGTCAAAACATTACGGCGAGCGAATGGCGATGTGGTGGCTGGATCTGGCACGCTACTCTGATACCGATGGTTTTCAGCAGGATTCTACCAGGACAAACTGGCCGTGGAGGGACTGGGTGATTCAGTCATTCAATGAGAACAAACCCTTCGATCAGTTTACGATTGAGCAGTTCGCCGGCGATCTCTTGCCGGATGCCACAGACGAGCAGAAACTGGCGACCTGTTTTCACCGGAATCACATGACCAATGGAGAAGGGGGCCGCGATCCCGAAGAGTCGCGCGTCGATTATGTAATCGACCGGGTCAACACCACGGGAACGGTCTGGCTCGGATTGACACTGGGTTGCTGCCAGTGTCATTCCCACAAGTTTGATCCAATCTCACAGGCGGACTACTATAGTCTCTATGCATTCTTCAACAGTATTGACGAAGATGGCAAGGCCGGCAGTCGCGCAAAGCCGTATTTAAAATTTCAATCGCCACTGGCAGCACGCGCCGTCAAAGAGGCACAGCAGGTCGCGGACGATCGCAAACCACGGGAAACTGCTGCACTTCAGCAGGCGAAACAGGAGTTTGAACCGTGGCTGGTTCAGCAACTGCAGAAGGTACAGAATGAGTTTACCGCCTGGCATCTGCCGGAACTGCGATCGGTGACCTCTGTTGAAGGCACCAGGTTGTCTGTTGAGTCTGAGGGGGTGATTCAAGCCAGGGGCCCGGAACTCAGGCAGGATGATTATCGACTGAGCGTAGCGACAGACTTACCTCGAGTCACCGGTTTGCGGCTGGAAGTCTTTCCGCATGAATCGCATACCGCAGGAAAACTGAGTCGTGGCGACAGTGGCGAATTTATTCTGACGGACGTCAAACTACAGGTCCGTCGTGAAGGGAGTTCCCAGCTGCGCGATATTGACTTTGTCTCCGCGATTGCCGATGTCGAAAAAAATGTCAAAGGTCGCAACTACGGAAAAATCAAAGATACACTCGATGACGATCCCCGGAATGGCTGGACGACCGAAACCCATGATGCGCACCAGAAGCATGTCGCCGTATTCGAACTGGCAGAACCTCTGGTCCTGGATGAGCGCGAAGAACTGATCTTCGTAATGCTGCATCGATCCACAGAAGGAGATGCGAATATTGGCCGCTTTCGAGTGATGCTGACAGACCAGCCGGGGCCCGCTGTCCGTTCATTGGAACCAATGCCTTTAGAAGCACTCGCAGCAGCAAAAATAGAGGATCCTGAAAAACTGGATGCGAAATTGAAGCAACGGCTGCTGGATCAGTTTCTGGTGGATCATGAACATTATCAACAGCGTAAATCAGAACTGGATCAGGCAAATACGCAACTGGCGCAGGTGAAAAAGGCAGCCGGCGAGCTGAACGTGATGGTTCTGGCGGAACGGAAAGAACCCCGCAAATCATTTGTGCTGGAGCGGGGCGTCTGGGACAAGCACGGCAAAGAAGTTTCACGTTCGGTACCCGCTGCGGTGCTTGCCCTGCCTGCAGAGAAGACTAAAGATCGATTGGATCTGGCAGAGTGGCTGGTCTCACATCAGAATCCTTTAACGGCGCGTGTGGTGGTCAATCACTTGTGGCAGAACTGTTTTGGGACGGGACTGGTTCGTACACCGGGAGACTTTGGTCTGCAGGGAGAATTACCGACTCATCCAGATGTACTCGACTGGCTGGCGGTCGAATTGATGGAGCATGATTGGAACCTGCAGCATATTCTCCGGCTGATTGTGACCAGCCGCACGTATCAGCAGCAGAGCAAAGTCACTGCGGAACTACTGGAACGCGATCCGGAAAATCGCCTGCTGGCACGGGGAGCCCGCTTTCGTTTACCCAGCTGGATGATTCGTGATGCGGCGCTCCAGGCGAGTGGACTGCTCAACCCGGCGCTGGGAGGTCCCCCTGTGATGCCTTATCAACCACAGGGCGTCTGGACCGAAATGTTTATGGGGCGCTTCCGCTATGAACCCAGCCAGGGAGCGGCCCAGTATCGAAGGAGCCTGTATGCCTTCTGGCGTCGTTCGAGTGCTCCCACATTTCTGTTTGACAGTGCGCAGCGTCGGGTGTGTGAAGTGCAGCCCCGACGGACTAATACTCCGCTGCAGGCTTTAACGTTACTTAACGATCAAAGTGTTCTCGAATCTTCCAGGGAACTGGCGCGAATGGCGATCCAGCGGAAGAAAGCGGCTGAGGAACGGCTGGATTTCATAGCACAGCATATTCTTTCGAGAACACTACAGCAGCGGGAGTCGGAAGTTCTGAAACAGGAACAGCAGCAGTCTTTTGCTTATTATCGCAGGAAACCCGATGAAGCTTTGAAGCTGATTTCCAGTGGACAGCCTCCAGCCGAAAATAAAGTTTCGCCCGAGGAACTGGCTGCTTATATGGTGGTGGCCAGTATGGTTTTTAACCTGGATGAGGCGATGACTCATGAATAA
- a CDS encoding DUF1501 domain-containing protein codes for MNNSIENAALAETRRYFLGRGAGVSLGAMALGLLESTRRVAAKPNSNIGLADLPHKPPRAKNVIFLTQSGGPSQIELFDHKPDLMKWAGKELPESVRGGQRLTTMTANQKQLIMPSRTKFKRYGESGATLGEWLPYHGEVADELCFIKSMVTDQINHAPAMTKFLTGHQLPGRPSIGAWSSYGLGSENQNLPDYLVLISKMKRPSDQPLYDHYWGSGFLPSRYQGVKLRNAKEPVLYLRDPDGMPRSIRRGMLNGITELNQLRLEQTGDPEIETRIRQYEMAWRMQSSIPELNDLSDEPESTFELYGPDSRRPGSYAANCVQARRLIERGVRFVQLFHPDWDHHSRLSSWCIARCRDTDQASAALVKDLKQRGLLDETLVIWGGEFGRGVAGQGKWDSPEGGRDHHPRCFTTWLAGGGVKAGLTYGATDEFSYNVAENPVHVRDLHATVLHLLGIDHERFTYRHQGLDFKLTGVEPSNIIKEILA; via the coding sequence ATGAATAATTCAATTGAAAACGCCGCACTGGCAGAAACCCGACGTTATTTTCTGGGTCGTGGAGCCGGCGTCAGTCTGGGAGCGATGGCCCTCGGTCTGTTAGAAAGCACACGTCGTGTGGCTGCAAAACCAAATTCTAATATCGGCCTGGCAGATCTGCCGCACAAACCGCCGCGGGCGAAGAATGTGATCTTCCTGACTCAGTCGGGCGGCCCATCTCAGATTGAGTTGTTCGACCACAAACCCGATCTCATGAAGTGGGCAGGCAAGGAACTGCCGGAGAGTGTACGCGGCGGACAACGGCTGACCACGATGACTGCCAATCAGAAGCAGTTAATCATGCCGTCCCGCACGAAGTTCAAGCGGTATGGTGAAAGCGGCGCGACGCTGGGAGAGTGGCTGCCTTATCATGGGGAAGTCGCGGATGAGCTCTGTTTCATCAAGTCGATGGTCACTGATCAGATCAACCACGCTCCTGCGATGACGAAATTTCTGACCGGACATCAGTTGCCGGGACGACCCTCCATTGGTGCCTGGAGCAGTTACGGGCTGGGCAGCGAAAATCAGAATCTGCCGGATTACCTGGTGCTGATTTCGAAGATGAAGCGACCCAGTGATCAACCGTTGTACGACCATTACTGGGGGAGTGGATTCCTGCCTTCACGATATCAGGGGGTCAAACTGAGGAATGCGAAAGAGCCCGTTCTCTATCTGCGCGATCCCGATGGCATGCCCCGCAGCATTCGTCGAGGCATGTTAAACGGAATAACCGAACTGAATCAGCTGCGACTGGAACAAACGGGCGACCCGGAAATTGAAACGCGGATTCGACAATATGAAATGGCATGGCGGATGCAGTCCAGCATTCCCGAGCTGAATGATCTAAGTGATGAACCGGAATCCACGTTCGAGTTATACGGACCCGATTCAAGGCGTCCGGGAAGTTATGCTGCCAACTGCGTGCAGGCCCGGCGTCTGATTGAACGGGGCGTGCGGTTCGTGCAGCTGTTTCATCCCGACTGGGATCATCACAGCCGTTTAAGTTCGTGGTGCATCGCCCGTTGTCGTGATACCGATCAGGCGAGTGCCGCGCTCGTCAAAGATCTCAAACAGCGTGGTCTCTTAGATGAGACACTGGTGATCTGGGGTGGCGAGTTTGGTCGCGGTGTTGCCGGGCAGGGGAAATGGGACAGTCCCGAAGGGGGCCGCGACCATCATCCACGCTGCTTCACCACCTGGCTGGCCGGCGGCGGTGTTAAAGCCGGACTGACCTACGGGGCTACTGATGAATTCAGTTATAATGTTGCCGAGAATCCGGTGCATGTACGCGACCTGCATGCAACGGTGCTGCATCTGCTGGGCATCGATCATGAGCGGTTTACTTATCGACATCAGGGATTGGATTTCAAACTGACGGGCGTCGAACCGTCAAATATCATCAAGGAGATACTGGCGTGA
- a CDS encoding alpha/beta hydrolase — MRRFNNTWLFLLMAGMSFSSLVEAREPDAVIDLWEQNAPGETTRETGVKLERRANENPPATRIKEITRPQLHLFQPPAGKRNGTAVLIFPGGAYNYVVADKEGSETAEWLNSLGITAFVAHYRTKQPEPRAQTDARLPPFSERPLQDGQRAVSLVRKRAAEWEVKPEQIGVIGFSAGGQAAALITTRFEERAYATADDVDQVSCRPDFSMLIYPWRLVDEKTGELNEVLTINKTTPPTLMVHAHNDHATPISSILFYTALKKNGVPSELHIYENGGHGYGMRPVDDSYVDTWPDRAADWLRQRSLANPDKKD, encoded by the coding sequence GTGAGACGGTTTAACAATACATGGTTGTTCTTATTAATGGCAGGAATGAGTTTCAGCTCGCTGGTTGAAGCACGCGAGCCGGATGCCGTGATTGATCTCTGGGAGCAGAACGCACCGGGAGAAACAACCCGTGAGACAGGTGTTAAACTGGAACGGCGGGCGAACGAAAATCCACCGGCGACTCGCATCAAAGAGATCACGCGACCTCAGTTGCATCTGTTTCAGCCACCGGCAGGGAAACGCAACGGGACAGCGGTCCTGATTTTTCCGGGCGGTGCCTACAATTATGTAGTCGCGGATAAAGAGGGATCTGAAACGGCAGAGTGGTTGAATTCTCTGGGGATTACCGCGTTTGTTGCGCATTATAGAACCAAACAACCTGAGCCTCGCGCACAGACCGATGCCAGATTACCTCCGTTTTCAGAACGTCCCTTACAGGATGGGCAACGTGCTGTCAGCCTGGTCCGCAAGCGGGCTGCGGAATGGGAAGTTAAGCCTGAGCAGATTGGTGTGATCGGTTTTTCCGCCGGCGGTCAGGCCGCGGCTCTGATAACGACCCGATTTGAAGAGCGAGCCTATGCAACTGCTGACGATGTGGATCAGGTTTCGTGCCGACCCGATTTCAGTATGCTGATTTATCCCTGGCGACTGGTCGATGAAAAAACAGGGGAGTTAAACGAAGTATTGACGATCAATAAGACCACGCCGCCAACACTGATGGTTCATGCACACAATGACCATGCAACGCCCATCAGCAGTATTCTGTTCTATACGGCCTTAAAGAAAAATGGGGTGCCCAGCGAGCTGCATATTTACGAGAATGGCGGTCATGGCTACGGGATGCGACCCGTGGATGATTCCTACGTCGATACCTGGCCGGATCGCGCCGCAGACTGGCTGCGACAGCGCTCACTGGCAAATCCGGATAAAAAGGACTGA
- a CDS encoding prenyltransferase/squalene oxidase repeat-containing protein: protein MNWFLRLMIIGCLCWNISPLSAAGPDSVELKASRDKAINFLKNSQNEDGTWTFSEAAGISALVTSALIESGVPVTDPTVDKALKKLVSFCQEDGRICSARSQHSGYETAVALMALQDANQSGKYTPQIKKAEQFLRSLQFDESKDIKPSDLEYGGAGYGPDGGRPDLSNTVFMIEALKAAGAKADDPDIQKALTFVSRCQNLESEFNTSPAAAKVNDGGFYYNVSAGGASPSGKNQDGGLRSYGSMTYAGLKSMIYAGLTPKDPRVKAALDWIQKNYTVENNPGMGDNGLYYYYQLFAKALDTADLKQVKDSKGQEHDWRKELANHLFKIQQENGSWVNSKSNRWFEGDPNLVTAYTLLALKNCEPKPAAD from the coding sequence ATGAACTGGTTTCTACGCCTGATGATCATCGGCTGTCTCTGCTGGAATATCAGCCCTCTTTCTGCAGCAGGACCGGATTCAGTAGAGTTGAAAGCGTCCCGTGACAAAGCGATCAACTTTCTGAAGAACTCACAGAATGAAGATGGCACGTGGACCTTCAGCGAAGCGGCGGGAATCTCAGCTCTGGTGACCTCGGCGCTGATTGAATCTGGCGTCCCTGTAACTGACCCGACCGTGGACAAAGCGTTAAAGAAACTGGTCTCCTTCTGTCAGGAAGATGGTCGTATCTGCTCTGCCCGCAGTCAGCACTCCGGTTACGAAACCGCTGTCGCCTTGATGGCATTACAGGATGCCAACCAGTCAGGCAAGTACACACCCCAGATCAAAAAAGCAGAACAGTTCCTCCGCAGTCTGCAGTTTGATGAAAGCAAAGATATCAAACCCAGTGATCTGGAATATGGCGGCGCAGGTTATGGCCCCGATGGAGGCCGTCCCGATCTCTCCAATACCGTCTTCATGATAGAAGCCCTCAAAGCCGCCGGTGCGAAAGCCGATGATCCCGATATCCAGAAAGCACTCACTTTTGTCTCTCGCTGCCAGAATCTCGAAAGCGAATTCAACACGTCTCCTGCAGCTGCCAAAGTCAATGATGGCGGCTTCTACTACAATGTCTCTGCTGGCGGTGCCTCTCCTTCTGGAAAAAATCAAGACGGTGGCCTTCGCTCCTACGGCAGTATGACTTACGCTGGTCTGAAAAGTATGATTTACGCCGGTCTGACTCCCAAAGACCCGCGCGTCAAAGCAGCTCTCGACTGGATTCAGAAAAACTACACAGTCGAAAACAACCCGGGCATGGGAGATAACGGTCTCTACTACTATTACCAGCTGTTTGCCAAAGCCCTCGACACTGCCGATCTGAAACAGGTCAAAGACAGCAAAGGCCAGGAGCACGACTGGCGTAAAGAACTGGCAAATCACCTGTTTAAAATCCAGCAGGAAAACGGCAGCTGGGTCAACTCCAAATCCAATCGCTGGTTTGAAGGAGACCCGAACCTCGTTACCGCTTATACGCTGCTTGCATTAAAAAACTGTGAGCCCAAACCAGCAGCAGACTGA
- a CDS encoding DUF1501 domain-containing protein: MHDSSFFSRRQLLQTGLGTAAGLALPNTLPAGQDLPHHRPAAKQVIMLYMSGGYSHVDTFDPKPELTRRHDQSIGDEKKAAVSGQPIVERYLKAPLWKFRPNQECGTEVSDLFPHIRKIMHETALIRSMNSDHRDHGEATLQLHTGSTTAAMPGIGAWLSYGLKSFNPNLPSHVVISEHRPYNGPQLWDSNFLPAANTGVRVVPGDDPIPFLKSPVSQSRQQLELALLRKMNQRHFNQRDHDAQLAGRMSTFTTAAGLQKQAPEALDLSKESKATLKLYGADKKDQSSYAAQCIMARRLVERGVRFVEIIDAVGACRDNWDAAHRDIASHEKYARRVDQPVAALLMDLKQRGLLQDTLLVFCTEFGRTPWAQDGKGTKSRNHHPEAFSCWLAGGNVRGGVVHGQTDDIGNYVIKDLVHVHDFHATILHIMGLDHEKLTYRHAGRDFRLTDVHGHVAKEILHS; this comes from the coding sequence ATGCACGACTCATCCTTCTTCTCACGTCGACAGCTGCTGCAAACAGGGCTCGGAACAGCCGCCGGACTCGCTTTGCCGAACACACTGCCAGCGGGACAGGATCTGCCTCACCACCGCCCGGCAGCCAAACAGGTCATCATGCTCTACATGTCAGGCGGATATTCGCATGTCGACACTTTCGACCCCAAGCCCGAACTGACCCGTCGGCACGATCAATCGATCGGCGATGAAAAAAAAGCGGCCGTCTCAGGACAGCCGATTGTCGAACGCTACCTCAAAGCGCCTCTCTGGAAGTTTCGCCCCAATCAGGAATGCGGAACGGAAGTCAGCGACCTGTTCCCCCACATTCGCAAGATCATGCATGAAACGGCCCTCATCCGCTCAATGAACAGTGATCACCGCGATCATGGTGAAGCCACTTTGCAACTGCATACGGGCAGCACCACAGCCGCCATGCCCGGCATCGGTGCCTGGTTAAGTTACGGCTTGAAGTCATTCAACCCGAACCTGCCTTCTCACGTCGTCATTTCAGAACATCGTCCTTACAATGGACCTCAACTCTGGGATTCCAACTTCCTGCCCGCTGCCAATACAGGGGTGCGCGTTGTCCCCGGTGATGATCCGATCCCGTTTCTCAAATCACCTGTTTCACAATCGCGGCAGCAGCTGGAACTCGCGCTGTTGAGAAAAATGAATCAGCGTCACTTTAATCAGCGTGACCACGATGCCCAACTGGCAGGCCGCATGTCGACGTTCACCACAGCCGCCGGGTTGCAGAAACAGGCGCCTGAGGCACTCGACCTGTCAAAAGAAAGCAAAGCCACACTCAAACTTTATGGTGCCGACAAAAAAGATCAGTCCAGCTACGCGGCTCAATGTATTATGGCACGTCGACTGGTTGAACGGGGAGTCCGCTTTGTCGAGATCATCGATGCAGTCGGTGCCTGCCGGGATAACTGGGACGCGGCACATCGTGATATCGCATCCCACGAAAAATATGCCCGCCGTGTTGACCAGCCGGTCGCCGCTTTGCTGATGGATCTGAAACAACGCGGCCTGCTGCAGGATACGCTGCTGGTCTTCTGCACCGAATTCGGCCGCACTCCCTGGGCGCAGGATGGAAAAGGAACGAAATCGCGTAACCATCACCCGGAAGCCTTCTCCTGCTGGCTTGCTGGCGGCAATGTCCGCGGCGGCGTGGTTCACGGGCAGACCGACGATATCGGCAATTATGTCATCAAAGATCTGGTGCACGTTCACGATTTCCATGCCACCATTCTACATATCATGGGACTGGATCACGAGAAACTGACCTACCGCCACGCAGGTCGGGATTTTCGACTGACCGATGTGCATGGGCACGTCGCCAAAGAAATACTCCACTCATAA